One stretch of Candidatus Hydrogenedentota bacterium DNA includes these proteins:
- a CDS encoding sulfatase → MIAFLLAAMSAAPDVFIVSVDTLRADRLGCYGYTHPTTPNIDAFANDALIFDDCVAEVPLTSPSFGAMLTSRYPRMNGAARNGLPLPPGVPALTEQFKAAGYQTVCVTSNWTLKADLSGLDRGFDVYDDGFKDKRWGFMIAERFADDVTKSALKLLNERDAGKPMFAWFHYSDPHAPYKFHDKFHPVGKPLWKMTEVEATRARYDSEVAYTDSEIGKVLDALPKENAVILFVADHGESLHEHEYLGHGRRLYHNSIRVPCILRAPGVAPGRSNAPARLVDIAPTLLSLAELPPMKDMFGVDLINHSPPMDRARVVETYGGAVPGVPGAKAVMTARPPMRQSVIKGEWKLIVGGPGPELFNLRTDPGELKNLIDEEKPRAAELRALIDEWDEKTPKGTTEAAELSDEDVDALKSLGYVE, encoded by the coding sequence ATGATCGCGTTTCTGCTGGCCGCAATGTCCGCGGCGCCGGACGTATTCATTGTGTCGGTTGATACGCTGCGCGCTGACCGGCTCGGCTGTTACGGTTACACCCACCCGACGACACCGAACATCGATGCATTCGCCAACGATGCGCTGATCTTCGATGACTGCGTCGCCGAAGTGCCGCTCACCTCGCCGTCGTTTGGCGCGATGCTGACCTCGCGCTACCCGCGCATGAACGGCGCGGCGCGCAACGGTCTGCCGCTGCCGCCGGGTGTCCCGGCGCTCACCGAACAATTCAAAGCGGCGGGCTACCAGACCGTCTGCGTGACGAGTAACTGGACGCTGAAAGCGGACTTGTCCGGACTCGATCGTGGATTTGACGTATACGACGACGGGTTCAAAGACAAGCGCTGGGGATTCATGATCGCCGAACGCTTCGCCGACGACGTCACCAAGAGCGCGCTCAAGCTGCTCAACGAACGCGACGCGGGCAAACCGATGTTCGCGTGGTTTCACTACAGCGACCCGCACGCGCCATACAAGTTCCATGACAAGTTTCATCCCGTCGGCAAACCGCTATGGAAGATGACCGAGGTCGAGGCGACCCGCGCGCGGTACGATTCCGAAGTAGCGTATACGGATTCGGAGATCGGCAAAGTGCTCGACGCGTTACCGAAGGAGAACGCCGTCATTCTGTTTGTCGCCGACCACGGCGAGAGCCTCCACGAGCACGAATACCTCGGTCACGGTCGCAGGCTCTATCACAACAGCATTCGCGTGCCGTGCATTCTGCGCGCGCCGGGTGTCGCGCCCGGACGGTCGAACGCGCCGGCCCGCCTTGTCGATATCGCCCCGACCCTTCTGTCGCTCGCAGAACTTCCCCCGATGAAGGACATGTTCGGCGTTGACCTGATCAACCATTCGCCACCGATGGATCGCGCGCGCGTCGTCGAAACATACGGCGGCGCGGTACCCGGTGTGCCCGGAGCGAAAGCCGTGATGACCGCGCGGCCACCCATGCGCCAGAGCGTAATCAAGGGCGAATGGAAATTGATCGTCGGAGGGCCCGGCCCGGAACTTTTCAATCTCCGCACCGATCCGGGCGAACTGAAGAATCTAATAGACGAGGAGAAGCCGCGCGCCGCAGAACTGCGCGCGCTTATCGATGAATGGGACGAGAAGACACCCAAGGGAACGACCGAAGCGGCGGAGCTCAGCGACGAAGACGTGGACGCCCTAAAGAGCCTTGGCTACGTCGAGTGA
- a CDS encoding peptidoglycan DD-metalloendopeptidase family protein: MVIKPVQPATPPELGEAPSLRTLPFRQDSRFMELLQAATTAKVSASRPPVDHQVRAGESLWSICRDALKANGDAPTKSAINAAVHRVAASNKLRDADVISVGQKLDLSELAGNSPIARGQIESRRDVPPLMPAQGVAETNGVPSKEFHATGPVTARAPLATLSETRRGTAMGGAQPTLRPIFHRLSNARPMLHTHTPFAHVNEAAAESAKPVDLTALMQSILEPGTAAREAAPAAGPWSKLLAGAGRFTSGFGVRSDPFSGKPQFHQGIDIAAAAGTEIYPYMPGTVKSAGWDGGHGNMVVIQHPNGMETVYAHASELLVKTGDVVLKDTPIAKVGSTGRSTGSHLHFEVRQNNKAVNPLPLIKQDSLDVAKAL; the protein is encoded by the coding sequence ATGGTCATCAAGCCTGTGCAACCGGCCACCCCGCCGGAACTGGGAGAGGCGCCGTCGCTGCGGACGCTGCCGTTTCGCCAAGATTCCCGGTTTATGGAGCTGCTGCAGGCGGCAACGACGGCCAAGGTTTCCGCGAGCCGTCCGCCGGTGGATCACCAGGTTCGGGCCGGCGAATCGCTCTGGAGCATTTGCCGGGACGCGCTGAAGGCGAATGGCGACGCCCCAACCAAGAGCGCGATCAATGCGGCCGTGCATCGTGTTGCGGCCTCAAACAAATTGCGTGATGCAGACGTAATTTCGGTCGGTCAGAAGCTCGACTTGTCCGAGTTGGCTGGGAATTCACCGATTGCGCGCGGGCAGATCGAATCCAGACGCGACGTTCCCCCGTTGATGCCTGCGCAAGGCGTGGCAGAGACCAACGGCGTTCCTTCGAAGGAATTCCATGCCACCGGGCCGGTCACGGCGCGCGCGCCGCTCGCGACATTGTCGGAAACGCGGCGCGGGACGGCGATGGGCGGCGCGCAACCGACGTTGCGGCCAATTTTCCACCGGCTGTCGAATGCACGGCCCATGCTGCATACGCATACGCCATTCGCGCACGTAAACGAGGCTGCCGCGGAATCGGCCAAACCGGTCGATCTCACCGCGCTCATGCAATCGATTCTCGAACCCGGAACTGCTGCGCGCGAGGCCGCGCCGGCGGCCGGTCCATGGTCAAAGCTGTTGGCGGGCGCGGGGCGATTCACGTCGGGTTTTGGCGTGCGCAGCGATCCGTTCTCGGGCAAGCCGCAATTTCACCAGGGCATTGACATCGCCGCCGCGGCAGGTACGGAGATTTATCCGTACATGCCGGGCACGGTGAAGTCCGCGGGATGGGACGGCGGACACGGAAACATGGTGGTGATTCAGCACCCGAACGGCATGGAGACGGTGTATGCGCACGCTTCCGAGTTGTTGGTGAAGACGGGCGACGTGGTGCTGAAGGACACGCCGATCGCGAAGGTGGGTTCGACGGGCCGGTCCACGGGATCGCACCTGCATTTCGAGGTGCGTCAGAACAACAAGGCGGTGAACCCGCTGCCGCTCATCAAGCAGGACTCACTCGACGTAGCCAAGGCTCTTTAG